A stretch of Telopea speciosissima isolate NSW1024214 ecotype Mountain lineage chromosome 11, Tspe_v1, whole genome shotgun sequence DNA encodes these proteins:
- the LOC122646587 gene encoding probable ribose-5-phosphate isomerase 2, translating to MAIAYPRFVCTEKSTIEEAIMTPSSSSSVPSPPPPPVFLTQEELKQIAAYKAVEFVESGMVLGLGTGSTAKYAVQRIGELLHQGKLKNIIGLPTSKITQEQALSLGIPLSDLGEHPVVDLAIDGADEVDPYLNLVKGRGGSLLREKMIEGACRKFVVVVDESKLVPYLGGSRLAMPVEIVPFCWKFTTERLQRLFEDSGCVAKLRTCKDNDEPFMTDNANYIVDLYFEKDIGDLNAASDSILRFPGVVEHGMFLNMATTVIVAGELGVTVKNK from the coding sequence ATGGCGATCGCTTATCCGCGTTTCGTATGCACCGAGAAATCTACCATTGAGGAAGCTATCATGACTCCCTCCTCATCGTCTTCGGTTCCTTCTCCCCCTCCACCACCTGTGTTTCTGACACAGGAAGAGTTGAAGCAAATCGCTGCCTACAAAGCTGTTGAGTTTGTTGAGTCAGGGATGGTTTTGGGGCTCGGTACCGGCTCGACGGCCAAGTATGCTGTCCAGAGGATAGGCGAGCTTCTGCACCAGGGGAAGCTCAAGAACATCATCGGGTTACCCACTTCGAAGATAACCCAGGAACAAGCATTGTCTTTGGGAATTCCTCTTTCGGATCTTGGTGAGCACCCGGTCGTTGATCTTGCAATCGACGGTGCCGATGAGGTTGATCCTTATCTCAATCTCGTTAAGGGCCGAGGTGGGTCCCTTCTCAGGGAGAAAATGATCGAAGGGGCGTGCAGGAAGTTTGTAGTTGTTGTCGACGAATCGAAGCTGGTCCCTTATTTGGGCGGTAGTCGCCTCGCCATGCCGGTGGAGATTGTCCCGTTCTGCTGGAAGTTCACGACTGAGCGGTTGCAGAGGTTGTTTGAAGACTCTGGTTGTGTTGCAAAGCTCAGAACTTGCAAGGACAATGATGAGCCGTTCATGACTGATAATGCGAATTATATTGTGGACTTGTATTTTGAGAAGGATATTGGGGATCTAAATGCTGCTAGTGATTCGATTTTGCGATTTCCGGGCGTTGTTGAGCATGGAATGTTTCTCAACATGGCCACCACTGTCATTGTTGCTGGCGAGCTTGGAGTCACAGTGAAGAACAAGTAG